One window of the Amycolatopsis mediterranei genome contains the following:
- a CDS encoding ABC transporter permease: MTETQAPPQEALPTERKRFAFAADPRLLGLAGVLVVLCLVGQFTRPELFFTESNISTILRLAAAIGVVSVGMTFVIISGGIDLSVGSMVGLAGVWLTTLATQSYGPWVMVLCGLAVGLGCGLVNGVLVAYGKVVPFIATLAMYVSARGLAERISGRRTQVVADQDFLAFFRGGFLGIPTLIWLFALVFAVGWVVLNRTTFGRRTYAVGGNIEASRLAGINVKRHLALVYGVAGLCCGIAALMVVARTTAGASTNGMFYELDAIAAVVIGGTLLTGGRGSLIGTLVGVLIFTVLSNIFTLNNLDTDIQNIAKGVIIVLAVLLQFRAGKARTGS; this comes from the coding sequence ATGACCGAAACCCAAGCACCGCCCCAGGAAGCGCTGCCCACCGAACGGAAGCGGTTCGCCTTCGCCGCCGATCCGCGGCTGCTCGGCCTGGCCGGCGTGCTCGTCGTGCTGTGCCTGGTCGGCCAGTTCACCCGGCCCGAGCTGTTCTTCACCGAAAGCAACATCTCGACGATCCTGCGGCTGGCCGCGGCGATCGGCGTGGTCAGCGTCGGGATGACGTTCGTGATCATCAGCGGCGGCATCGACCTGTCGGTCGGCTCGATGGTCGGCCTGGCCGGCGTCTGGCTCACCACGCTGGCGACCCAGTCGTACGGCCCGTGGGTGATGGTCCTCTGCGGACTGGCGGTCGGCCTCGGCTGCGGGCTGGTCAACGGCGTGCTCGTCGCCTACGGGAAGGTCGTGCCGTTCATCGCCACCCTGGCGATGTACGTCTCGGCGCGCGGGCTCGCCGAGCGGATCAGCGGCCGGCGCACCCAGGTCGTCGCCGACCAGGACTTCCTGGCCTTCTTCCGCGGCGGTTTCCTCGGCATCCCCACGCTGATCTGGCTGTTCGCGCTGGTGTTCGCGGTCGGCTGGGTCGTGCTCAACCGCACCACCTTCGGCCGCCGCACGTACGCGGTCGGCGGCAACATCGAGGCGTCGCGGCTGGCGGGCATCAACGTCAAGCGGCACCTCGCGCTCGTCTACGGCGTGGCCGGGCTCTGCTGCGGGATCGCCGCGCTCATGGTCGTCGCGCGGACGACGGCGGGCGCGTCGACCAACGGCATGTTCTACGAACTCGACGCGATCGCGGCGGTGGTCATCGGCGGCACGCTGCTGACCGGCGGCCGCGGCTCGCTCATCGGCACGCTGGTCGGCGTGCTGATCTTCACGGTGCTGTCGAACATCTTCACGCTGAACAACCTGGACACCGACATCCAGAACATCGCCAAGGGCGTGATCATCGTGCTCGCCGTGCTCTTGCAGTTCCGGGCCGGGAAAGCCAGGACCGGGAGTTAG
- a CDS encoding sugar ABC transporter ATP-binding protein — protein sequence MSLLSVRGIVKTFPGVRALDGVDLDVEPGEVHCLLGQNGAGKSTLIKVLSGAHRPDEGELTWAGERVELGSPVDALRLGIATMYQELDLVPGLSVADNIFLGRERARFGFTRISQARVEAARLMARLGHPDIRPSTEVGRLSAAGQQLVSMARALAHDARLLVMDEPTAALAGEEVDNLFRIVGELTAGGVAVVYISHRLEELRRIGHRVTVLKDGRTVGTGLDAAATPTADLVALMAGRKVETVFGPRHDGHARPETALAVEHLSRQGEFEDVSFTVHAGEVVGIAGLVGSGRSELLETIFGARKADSGTITVQGKPLSTGNVRAAVKAGIGLAPEERKSQGLLLDLPVVHNVTLASLGRYAKLGFTERGKELADAGTSLRRLDLRPADPRRIVRTLSGGNQQKAVLARWLVRGCRVLLLDEPTRGVDVGARAELYRLIDELAATGVAIVLVSSEIPEVLGLSDRVLVLREGRVLADRRSTGLTEAEVLDVILEGSAA from the coding sequence ATGAGCCTGCTGTCCGTCCGCGGGATCGTGAAGACGTTCCCCGGCGTCCGGGCCCTCGACGGCGTCGACCTCGACGTCGAGCCCGGCGAGGTGCACTGCCTGCTCGGCCAGAACGGCGCGGGGAAGTCGACGCTGATCAAGGTCCTCTCCGGCGCGCACCGGCCGGACGAGGGGGAGCTGACCTGGGCCGGCGAGCGCGTCGAACTCGGTTCGCCGGTCGATGCCCTGCGGCTGGGCATCGCCACCATGTACCAGGAGCTCGACCTGGTGCCCGGGCTTTCGGTGGCGGACAACATCTTCCTCGGCCGCGAACGCGCCCGCTTCGGGTTCACCCGGATCTCCCAGGCCCGCGTCGAGGCCGCCCGCCTGATGGCCCGGCTCGGGCACCCGGACATCCGGCCCTCGACCGAGGTCGGCAGACTCTCCGCCGCCGGGCAGCAGCTCGTCTCGATGGCCCGCGCACTCGCCCACGACGCCCGGCTGCTCGTCATGGACGAACCCACCGCCGCGCTGGCCGGCGAGGAGGTCGACAACCTCTTCCGGATCGTCGGCGAGCTGACCGCCGGCGGCGTCGCGGTCGTCTACATCTCGCACCGGCTCGAAGAGCTGCGCCGGATCGGGCACCGGGTGACCGTGCTCAAGGACGGCCGGACCGTCGGCACCGGCCTCGACGCCGCCGCGACACCGACCGCCGACCTCGTCGCGCTGATGGCCGGGCGCAAGGTGGAGACGGTCTTCGGGCCGCGCCACGACGGCCACGCCCGGCCGGAGACCGCCCTCGCGGTCGAGCACCTCTCCCGGCAAGGCGAGTTCGAGGACGTGAGCTTCACCGTCCACGCCGGCGAGGTCGTCGGCATCGCCGGGCTGGTCGGCTCGGGCCGCAGCGAACTGCTCGAGACGATCTTCGGCGCGCGCAAGGCCGACTCCGGCACCATCACCGTGCAGGGGAAACCCTTGAGCACCGGCAACGTCCGAGCCGCCGTGAAGGCCGGGATCGGCCTCGCGCCCGAGGAACGCAAGAGCCAGGGCCTGCTGCTCGACCTGCCGGTGGTGCACAACGTGACCCTGGCCAGCCTCGGCCGCTACGCGAAGCTCGGGTTCACCGAGCGCGGCAAGGAACTGGCCGACGCCGGCACGAGCCTGCGCCGCCTCGACCTGCGGCCCGCCGACCCGCGGCGGATCGTCCGCACGCTCTCCGGTGGCAACCAGCAGAAAGCGGTGCTCGCGCGGTGGCTGGTCCGCGGGTGCCGGGTGCTGCTGCTCGACGAGCCGACGCGCGGGGTCGACGTCGGCGCCCGCGCCGAGCTGTACCGGCTGATCGACGAGCTGGCCGCCACCGGCGTCGCGATCGTGCTGGTGTCCAGTGAGATCCCCGAGGTGCTCGGGCTGTCCGACCGGGTGCTGGTGCTGCGCGAGGGCCGCGTCCTCGCCGACCGGCGCTCGACGGGACTGACCGAGGCCGAGGTGCTCGACGTGATTCTCGAGGGGAGCGCGGCATGA